cattcaaaaaaatcaGTAATGAAGCATGCTTCTCTATTTCTGAAGCAAATAAACTAACAGAACCGCAGGTTCCAAAGGATGAGAGAGACATGCTGTAACAGAATCATTTATCTATGCAAGATGAGTTTACCCACAATGGAACTGTGAACACCTTTATGATTTCGTATACACACTCACATCATGATGTTCTTATTCAAGTTTAAAGACAGTTAAAAACGCGAAAAGGCCATTTTCAAGCCTGTGACTGATAGGAGAAACCGTTAACCGTGAGGCCTCCATCAACACAAATGGTTTGACCAGTGATATAGGAAGCTGCAGGTAGACACAAGAAGACCACTAGTGATGCAACTTCATTTGGCTCTCCAGCACGACCAAGTGGAGTTCTACAAAACAATTCTTCCTTGAAACTGACGTCCTCTAGATACTTTAAGAAACAAAATTGAGATATGATAAGAAGAAGTCATTTGCTAAATTCACAAAACAAGATACAgtatgtaaattatttattatttattattattattacagaTTGAGACTGTCGAGTCTTGACAACATTAGGTGCAACAGCGTTCGCTCTTATGCCATCTTTTGCCCATTCACATGCCAAATTTCTTGCTAGCTGGTTCAGAGCTCCTATAAAAGAAAATCAACAactcataaaaagaaaaagctcTTGATTAGCCAGTCTTGCAAACTGCATCTTTTAGTAACTGTTATTACCTTTTGTTAGACCATAAATGGAACCACACTCAAATGATACAACCCCTGCAACAGAGGACAAGAAGACGATGCTTCCATAGCCTGAAGACTTTAAGAGGGGATGTGAAAGCTGGCAAAAATGGAAAGCAGCTTCCAAGTTCGTTGAGCTATGGTAAGGAAAATCTTCTGCCACATATTTTATTGTTGGCTTCCCGCGAAGTACTCCCACGTTATTTACCTATATGAACAAAAGGAAGATTTCTCTTTAGAAAAGTTCCGTTAACGCATATGCTTAATTGCTTACTTGTTTATTAAGATCATTTACTCACAAGAATGTTGAGTTTACCATCGAACAGAGAGGAGACATTTTGTATCAATGTTTCTCTCTCAGAACGTGAGGTTACATCACAGACTGAGCCTTTGACTTGAAACCCTTTCTTTTCCCATTCACTTAAACTTTGATTGAGCAGAGTTTCAGATATGTCACATACGTGGATTTTTGCTCCAAAATTAGCTAATTCCTCTACTATAGCATACCTAGACATTCCAGTTccttaaatttatatgttaaacaGAATCAAAAAGAAAGGTTAAAAGAGGTGATATAGATCAAACAGAGAAGAAAATGGTACCCGATTCCGCTGGCTCCACCGGTTACAAGAGCAGACATACCTTGAAGACTCCATCTTTTAtccatttttatgtttttgttttgtgattAGCAATGACCAGAAATGCCACAGATAATAAACATACGATGGATGTGGGTAAGATAAGTCCTAAACGCTAATTAATGATTATGTTTGGTTGTGTGGTGGAAATGTCATGCAGTCGTAAGAGAGACCATGactaaaatatctttttttttgtgcaactacatgactaaaatatataaaatagtatcCTGGGcaaaatcaatattattaatttaaggCCAAATTTGCTggaaaaccaaaaaacaaaaaatatttaggaCATCATgcagaaaaaaaagataattaggtaaccagatagaagaaaaaaatggaattGTCATAATTGTCCCCCTGCATTATATGTTCTAGATTTCACTCTCCTCCTCTAAAACGCatgtatctcttttttttttagcaaatcCAACGAAGGTTGTGATTCATAGATCAAAGTGCTCATCGAAAGTAGCAAAAAGCATAGCATAAGATTCAATAAAACCGAAACTGACGTGTTCTTGTTCTTAACTAAAACATAGAAAGCtaaaacctcaaaaaaaaatcaaaagtgaAATAACCGAACACGACacaagcttcttcctttttttttaattaattcccAGGAATCTCAACCTCATCCTCTTTAATCTCCTGCTGAATATGCTTCGGATCTTTCACATCCACCGTATACCCAACCGACACGCAAGTCCCGAGAATCTCCCTCACGGTCCCGCTCAGCTCCTTGGCAATAGATCTCGGCCTCATGATCCTCGCGATCTAGATGACGTCAtcgaacacacacacacacacacacacattcaTTCGTTCATCCATCCTATAACCGATTCTCAGATCTCTTAAGGAAGAAAAAATGGCGGTTTCTGCACTTGAGGAGTTCGTGCATATGGCCAAACTCGCAGAGCAATACGAGCGCTAGGAAGAGATGGTGGAGTTCATGGAGAAAGTCTCTGCCGCTGTCGACGGCGACGAGCTCACCGTCAGGAGCGAAACCTCCTCTCCGTCGCGTACAAGAATGTGATCTGCGTTCGCCGCACCGTTCACCTATAGGGACACTTTCGGTATATATGAAAGGTGAAACAGTACATTACCGTTCacctaaataatttttttttcttgtatatcAGATGCAATTTGccttaatttaaaatcattccTATTATTTACGCTCAACTTTTCATGAAATGTTACTTTTTATGCCATAACTGTCTAATTATATATCAACTCTAACCGCTTTCAATTTGGTATAACCTAAACAGTTTGGCAATTATCTCTTTCTGGGTTGAAGTCTTCATGATGGTTCTAAATGAGCTTCGCTTCCTGGTTTTGATTGTCTGGAAGAAGGTTAAATTGCAGTAAAATTAAGCGTGGAGATTATTGAAGAAGGAGAAAGCATCAATCACGAAAGAGAAAATTCTGCAAATAGTCGATGAATCTTTAACCTTCATCTGTAAACACGTgttattaaaaggaaaatgttATGAACTGACTGGTTGAGATGtatgtttatccaaaagatacttacTAGGTTTTGGTCCATTAGTGGTCCATCTTGTAACTGACCCATTAGGGTTTCAGACATTGTAACTCCCTATATAAGGAGCCcatattcgacattaataagACACACATTCACAaaacgttatcagcacgatagcCTCCAAGCCACGAGCCTCAAAACCAAAACTCTAAACTTAAAACCCGTTTTCCCGTTTTGATCCAAAAACTCTAGAAAACCCTAATTCTGGCGCGACCTTCAAACCGCCGTAACTTCCAAACCGTGACGACTCAGATCTGAGACGCACCGCCACGCTCTGTTTTAGTGTGCGCCGTCAATTGCTCAAGAACCCAAATTTTGACTCAATttcaaatcgatcgttctcccaaaccgtaaTGACCCAGAAGACGTGCGACATATCAATTTGAagctattgaagaggagaatccAACGCCGCAGACCTCAGTTCAATCCGTGATCAGACGCGTTCTCTACGACAGCtacaagccgcgccgtcaaaatCAGAAATAAACTTAAGGCTGCAAACTTCTCTCTCTAGTTTTGTGTACAGCCGATTATCTTTGATCTTACTAACTCTTTTTGATAAATTTGTGTAAGGAAAAAAAGGATCCCAGTAAGATCAATTGAGGTTAATATTTTCAAAGGAACCAAGGAGCGAATCGAGTTAATCCAAAAGTAAGTCatcaaaccctaattttgattGATCCgattttttatgaaaaatgtttgaGGTTGAAATTAGAACTTTAGAGAACTCGTATACCCTGGTTGATTGAATCATTAGGTTGCTAGATTTgatataataaatttgtttaataaacaaaccctaaagttCATGAAATTTAAAACTTGTATAAAACCCCAAACCGAATCGGATTATGAAACCCTTTAAACCATATCCGATTTattaaaccctaatctaaaCCGGTTTATGAAAACTTATAAAACAAATCCGAATTGTGAAAACATTaaccaaatcagtttataaatccctaaaccaatcgatattataaaccctaatttggNNNNNNNNNNNNNNNNNNNNNNNNNNNNNNNNNNNNNNNNNNNNNNNNNNNNNNNNNNNNNNNNNNNNNNNNNNNNNNNNNNNNNNNNNNNNNNNNNNNNGCATCCTAGAAACTCACTAAGACTGACAGATAATAAACTATACCTTTATATACCTTGATGCTTGATTTGATTGCTAATCCTTCATACGCCCCATCCTTGATGTGTTCATGCTTCTCCATCCGTCCTATCCATTCAGCTCAATCAGGTTACTCAACAAATCCCCTTGTTTCCTTAGTCATTCAGCCAACCATCCCCACATGGCCAAAAACAAAGAGACAGGGCTAGGTCTCCAACCAGCCATCCAGAACAGTCAGTACACTAGCCATGCTCAGCGTCCCAGAACCAGTTTCTGATCCATCCGATCAGACAATATGCTACTCGACCTCACGGTCTTCAGTCAGTACACCTCAGTTGAACTCGGCACACCCACCATCATAACAGCTAATCATCTATAACTCAGGACATTCTCTCGCCCAACGGCTCATCGCTATCCAGTACACCATCCACCTCTCCTGAACCATCCGCATCAGTAGACTCGCCTTCAGTCCATCAGTATCGTCGACTTGACATCCCATGCTGCATCATCCATGGCTTTACATCCCGGATCCCAGCATCCATGATCCAATAAGACATCCGATCAATCCTTCAGTCATTAGAACAGTCTATCAGTCCATTGCTTTGCCGCCTCAGTACAGTCGACTCCGATTCAGTTTACCCTTAAGGTCTGTCGAACATCGGATCGATGTCTCGATCCCAATCAGTACAGCCCAGCAGTATATCCATTGATCATACACGGATCCATCGGTCAGTATCCGACCGGAAATAATCCGATCAATACAAGGAACCCATCAGTATGCTCTCTAGAACCGGCAACCCTTACCTCTCGATCATAACTGCCGCATACTCCAGTATCCTCGCATCCATCAGTACACAATTCTAGCCAGTATAGACTCAGCCGCTGTATCCTCCTCTCCAGTCTGCGCTCGTTTCCGTGCAGTGCGGCCCAGAGATGGCTCGTTTTCTTCCTAACCGCTCGCCCCAAATCATCGAACCAGAACTAGACCCATCTCCGACGATCAGTAAGACCACTGTGAGACTCTAAGGTACTCGAAAAAAAAACCGATCAGTCCTCTTGCCGATCTCAGTCCATCTCCATCCGCTCTCCCCTCTCTCTCAgttgtttctctgttttctccCTGTGTTTTCTGTCCAGAACTCGCCAGGAAAAGTGTCCCCCTTCTCTGTCCACGAAATTCCCATTAAAAGGAGTTTGGGCGGTTCTTCTCGGCCTTAACCGCCCATAACCGCTTTATTCAATTGCTCCCACACCTAAACCCATCAGTAACTGCTCCCAGTCGGTTTAACTTAACTCCTCGAAGGTTCCAATAGCAGTTTTGTGTTAGTTACATAATTTCTAGCTAACCAACTGCTATATAACCGCTCTAGCAGTTCCAGAACTCAACTACCCATGTAACCGCTCTTGTAACAGCCATGTAACTGCTCCAGCCGTTTAACTTAGCCTATCAGTTTACATTTGGCTCAGTATCAATCCCACCAGTACATATATCAGTCAGTCCATACCTAGACTAACTGAACTCGGATGACAAGTCCAACTGCCTTGTGTGAATCCGACCAGCTCAGTCCGACAAGCTCAACCGCTCTGTCTGGATCCGACCTTGGACTGATCCATCTCAGACTGCGGGATGGGGATGCTACAAGTCTTCCCCACTTGAAATGAACTCGTCCTCGAGTTCAGCAGTGAATAGAACCTTGTTCTATCAAATTGGAGCATCTCCAACATACGACACTCGTTTTCCCTGACTCAGTTCTCAGTCTTTTTGGTCATTCGACCAATACTGTTTTTCCCAGACTCCATCAACCTTGAATCAAATATCTTGATCGTAATCACACTTGGATTCAATCCCAGTCATCGATTTCCTCAATCTAGTCTTTACTACTTAACTAGTCTTAAATGACTCGGTCCAGTTCACTAACTCACTAAGCATAGTAGTTCTTACCTCTGAGCAATATCTTGGTGTTTGGACACACACCTTGGTGAGAACACTTGACGCCCAACTGTATTGGCCAGTTTACCTAAATTCCCGAAAGGTTAACTCACTATCTTAGTTAAGTTTTCCAGTCTTCTCCCTTAACTGTTCGCAGTCACTCATAGACCCGACCATAGTCCATCGCAGACTCAGTCCACACCAGAAGTCGGTATCCCTAGTCTCGGTCCGTCCCTGACTTGACTATTTGATTTCCATAACTCAATTTTTTTCCTTACCACAGTCTATCTCTGAATGCTAAGAAACTTAATGTAACGACCGATTCTCAGGGCCATGCCTTTGAGCTTTAGTTTTGGCCGTTTAGAAAATCGATTGTATCTCACTAGCAACCGTATGGTTTTTCGCAAATCCAAGACCACCAGCGTGTTCCTGACGTCGAGGGGAGTCCGGAGCAGGAGTTTCAGCTAGAGAGCTGCCGCGACGCGCCCCTAGGGGCGGCCAGAAGTTTAGCCCGTTCCGCGCGTGATTTCCAGGCGCCACCGCCTCCGCCGGACATTCGCCGGAGTCACCGCAGCCGAACACCGTCCGTTCGCCACCGGGAAGCCGCCGCTGGGTCTCCGCCGCCGCCGGTGATTTTCCGGTAAGCCGCCGCCGCCTTTGGTTGCCACCGGCGACCGACCACCGGTGACTCGCCCTTGACTCGCTGACTCGCTGGTGACTCGGCGACTCGGCAATCAGCAGGTTTGGTTTAGTGTAATTGATTCCGTTTTAGTTAACTCGATTGGTTATTCGAAATTGATTATGGTTAGTATTAAACCAGTTGGCAATCGATTGGAAtctgttttaattaaaatagaatcCGGTTAAGGAAAACCGATTGGTTCAATTTGATTTCAATTTGGTCAAGGGTTGACCGGCTTGGGTCAGAGttgaccgggttgacctttGACCTGCGAGTTGACTTTTGACCAGATTTCCGGTTATCCGTTTTTAATCGTCTGAAGTGCGTTCTGACTATATTTTTCATCCcgatttcagatttggagtctgtTTGAGCAGTTGGAGTTCACAGCTATCACTTTTCCACATTTCTAACGTGAGGATCTATTCCATAAATTTCGTACCAGTATAGAATTCTTCTATCGTAGTTTATATTTCGAAGCATGAATTGAGTCTGTTTGAGTCGTGATTGATAGATAGTTTATTTATTGTAAACGGAATTAGGGGTCTAGAGGATTCAACTATTGTTTGGATGTTTGATGTTAAATGttgagatatatatatgtatgtacatAGTTGTATTGTAGGGACTATGTGTTGTGTGGGTTCAGAGATGTCTGAGCTATCGACCAGATGTGGTGTGCGGGAGTTCGGGGATGCCTGAGCTAGCGACACAGATATGGTGTGTGGGGGCCCAAAgacatctgagctagcgacgccgATTTGTGTGTGGgcggggtgcagagacgtttgcatatctACACAGATTATGGTGTGCAGGGGTACAGAGACATACTGTACTAGCGACGCAAAGTATGTATTATATCCTTATGAGGAAATGTAGGGTGTATAGATTAGTTGTGTGTTATCATCGCATTGTTTGTGTTTTTGTGGTGCAATAGGCATCGTGTGTGTTTATGTTAGAATTAAACTTTCATAGTGAGAGTTCTATTTACTCAAGTCTGTGGTTTGCGGATTAGTATcacatacctcactgagtgattCCCCTATTTCTCATCCCTCTTTTCTTttccctttcaggtgagactgACCAGCAGAGTGATTACTTTTGGATTGGTGCTTTTAgaagtttatttattattttcagactttcggttttatacttttattgatattttcaggatttatactattatttgaatttatggttatttattggatttatgatGTTTGAAATGATTTATGATGAGTAACAAATGgaaacttgtatagatttttatttattatattactttGGAAAATACGGGTTTTACATAAATGTTAAAGTTTCCAGCAAAAGACGATAATTCCAATATGTGCTGTACCCTTTTTGCGATTGTAAAgttgtaatatattttgtgcAGCAATTCGATGAGGCCGGTGTGGGGATCAGAGCTGGAACGAAAACAGTTCTGAATGATTGCAACTCCATTGCCTCTGCATC
This genomic stretch from Raphanus sativus cultivar WK10039 chromosome 3, ASM80110v3, whole genome shotgun sequence harbors:
- the LOC108846955 gene encoding tropinone reductase homolog At2g29320 isoform X2; the encoded protein is MSRYAIVEELANFGAKIHVCDISETLLNQSLSEWEKKGFQVKGSVCDVTSRSERETLIQNVSSLFDGKLNILVNNVGVLRGKPTIKYVAEDFPYHSSTNLEAAFHFCQLSHPLLKSSGYGSIVFLSSVAGVVSFECGSIYGLTKGALNQLARNLACEWAKDGIRANAVAPNVVKTRQSQSYLEDVSFKEELFCRTPLGRAGEPNEVASLVVFLCLPAASYITGQTICVDGGLTVNGFSYQSQA
- the LOC108846955 gene encoding tropinone reductase homolog At2g29320 isoform X1; protein product: MDKRWSLQGMSALVTGGASGIGYAIVEELANFGAKIHVCDISETLLNQSLSEWEKKGFQVKGSVCDVTSRSERETLIQNVSSLFDGKLNILVNNVGVLRGKPTIKYVAEDFPYHSSTNLEAAFHFCQLSHPLLKSSGYGSIVFLSSVAGVVSFECGSIYGLTKGALNQLARNLACEWAKDGIRANAVAPNVVKTRQSQSYLEDVSFKEELFCRTPLGRAGEPNEVASLVVFLCLPAASYITGQTICVDGGLTVNGFSYQSQA
- the LOC130509978 gene encoding 60S ribosomal protein L12-like, coding for MEKHEHIKDGAYEGLAIKSSIKGVTMSETLMGQLQDGPLMDQNLVNGAANADHILVRDGEEVSLLTIARIMRPRSIAKELSGTVREILGTCVSVGYTVDVKDPKHIQQEIKEDEVEIPGN